In a single window of the Prochlorococcus marinus CUG1415 genome:
- the galE gene encoding UDP-glucose 4-epimerase GalE, translating to MSHILITGGSGFVGSHICITLLENNYKLVVIDNEANSTSKCLLRIKNFFEDKISQIEKKLIFINSDLRNFYELIEIFETLERKNIRIDFVIHLAGLKDMNKSILRSIEYWDNNVLGSINLFKVMEKFNCRNIVFSSSAAIYDARNTQKFNEDSKKYPLNPYGLTKFTIEKILHNLYEGSSYPWNIINLRYFNPAGAHYSGNFGESPLDKSSNLFPLITKVAVGKLDFIKIFGRDWGTKDGTAERDFVHVTDLAEAHLLAMEYLKNKKKLFISINIGSGQRTSILNLIRTFEKVNKCQIPIKYCDRRKGDVAVLSADIELAKDILKWEPKKTIIDICKDGWNWQSKNPNGY from the coding sequence ATGTCTCATATTTTAATTACCGGCGGATCAGGCTTTGTTGGCTCTCACATATGTATTACTTTATTGGAGAATAATTATAAGTTAGTTGTAATAGATAACGAAGCAAATAGTACATCTAAATGTTTACTCAGGATAAAAAATTTTTTTGAAGATAAGATAAGTCAAATCGAAAAAAAACTAATTTTTATAAATTCTGATTTAAGGAATTTTTATGAATTAATAGAAATTTTTGAAACTCTGGAAAGAAAAAATATTCGTATAGATTTTGTTATACATTTGGCAGGTCTTAAGGATATGAATAAGTCTATTTTAAGATCAATTGAATATTGGGATAACAATGTACTTGGATCAATAAATTTGTTTAAAGTTATGGAAAAGTTTAACTGTAGAAATATTGTTTTTAGTAGTAGTGCCGCAATATATGATGCAAGAAATACTCAAAAATTTAATGAAGATTCTAAAAAGTATCCTTTAAACCCTTATGGATTAACTAAATTTACTATAGAAAAAATATTACATAATTTATATGAAGGATCTTCATATCCATGGAATATTATTAACTTAAGGTATTTCAACCCAGCGGGAGCACATTATTCTGGAAATTTTGGAGAAAGTCCACTAGATAAATCCTCTAATCTTTTCCCTTTGATTACAAAGGTTGCAGTTGGTAAATTAGACTTTATAAAAATTTTTGGCAGAGATTGGGGAACTAAAGATGGAACTGCTGAAAGAGATTTTGTACACGTAACAGATTTGGCAGAGGCTCATTTATTGGCCATGGAGTATTTGAAAAATAAAAAAAAATTATTCATTTCTATCAATATTGGCTCAGGTCAAAGAACTAGTATTTTAAATCTTATAAGAACTTTTGAAAAAGTTAATAAATGTCAAATTCCGATTAAATATTGTGATAGAAGGAAAGGAGATGTTGCAGTTTTGTCCGCTGATATTGAGTTAGCTAAAGATATTCTTAAATGGGAACCAAAAAAAACAATTATTGATATATGCAAAGATGGATGGAATTGGCAGAGTAAAAATCCTAATGGATACTAG
- a CDS encoding O-antigen ligase family protein — protein MLISNFRYLFSSPAVFVQEDNSSIWIDLFNWIPLFFCYWGFQSYLKTEKNRELVAKALIISSLPVIASCIGQVWFDWYGPFTTLNGLIVWFNKSAIANGITGLFSNPNYAGFWLASIWPFAVFSLSERKKNIFLILNLSLITYFLILTNSRNAILGILFSTILLVGIKVFLIIALFLIIFLISLLSLNNFVGLEEEILNNFIPYRHIKRFTNFAFLSNRIPVRLDVFYRAINFIKLRPIWGWGASIFPIIYLSSGGDIDIQHTHNINLELAFNYGIPVSLLLTYFISNILVRSFKLIFFDKKYNSIINKSWYSSTLIVILYNLTDVTYYDGKFSLLSWILLAGLQSIIKSCENNLICEI, from the coding sequence ATGTTAATTAGTAATTTTCGTTATCTATTTTCTAGTCCAGCAGTTTTCGTTCAAGAAGATAATAGTTCGATATGGATAGACCTATTCAATTGGATTCCATTATTTTTTTGTTATTGGGGTTTTCAATCATATTTAAAAACCGAAAAAAATAGAGAATTAGTTGCCAAAGCATTGATAATAAGTTCTTTGCCCGTCATAGCTAGTTGCATTGGACAAGTATGGTTTGATTGGTACGGACCTTTTACCACTCTAAATGGACTTATTGTTTGGTTCAATAAATCTGCAATAGCAAACGGTATTACAGGTCTTTTTAGTAACCCCAATTATGCTGGATTCTGGTTGGCGAGTATATGGCCTTTTGCTGTATTTAGTTTATCTGAAAGAAAAAAAAATATATTTTTAATATTAAATTTGTCCTTAATAACATATTTTTTAATTTTAACTAATTCCAGAAATGCAATTTTAGGAATTTTGTTTTCAACAATTTTATTAGTTGGAATAAAAGTTTTTTTAATAATCGCGTTATTTCTAATAATATTTTTAATTTCATTATTAAGTTTAAATAATTTTGTCGGATTAGAAGAAGAAATATTAAATAATTTCATTCCTTATAGACATATCAAAAGATTTACAAATTTTGCTTTTCTCAGCAATCGTATTCCAGTAAGACTTGATGTATTTTATAGAGCTATAAATTTTATAAAGTTACGTCCGATTTGGGGTTGGGGGGCATCTATATTTCCAATAATTTACTTATCATCTGGTGGTGACATTGATATTCAACATACACATAATATAAACCTTGAACTAGCCTTTAATTACGGCATACCAGTTTCTTTATTATTGACATATTTTATATCCAATATATTAGTAAGATCTTTTAAATTAATTTTCTTCGACAAAAAATATAATTCAATAATAAACAAATCATGGTACTCTTCAACTCTAATAGTTATTCTTTATAACTTGACTGATGTAACTTATTATGATGGCAAATTTAGTTTATTAAGTTGGATATTACTAGCTGGTCTGCAATCTATAATAAAGTCTTGTGAAAATAATTTAATTTGCGAAATATGA
- a CDS encoding NAD-dependent epimerase/dehydratase family protein, protein MKNLVTGGAGFLGINLIKKLIEKGEEVICLDNLSTSTEQNISGFIYNRNFKFIKQNVITPLDIKIDRIWHLACPASPLHYLKDPIETSKIIFHGTYNLLNLAQKQNAKFLFASSSEIYGESTKLPQLESDIGKVNPTGKRSCYREGKRLAESLCCDFYRTFQTDIRIARIFNTYGPYMLKNDGRVISNFIDQAINNEPITINGNGLQTRSFCFVDDLIKGLIKLMDSTYKKPINLGNNEEITIFSLADKIKNKINSNSVLINNPISEDDLMKRNPNIQLAKNLLAWEPKVSLEEGLDITIEYFKRIKEN, encoded by the coding sequence TTGAAAAACTTAGTTACTGGAGGTGCAGGTTTCTTAGGTATTAACCTAATAAAAAAATTAATCGAAAAAGGAGAAGAAGTAATCTGTTTAGATAATTTATCAACAAGTACAGAACAAAATATCTCTGGTTTTATTTATAATCGCAATTTTAAATTTATCAAACAAAATGTCATAACTCCTTTGGATATAAAAATTGATAGGATTTGGCATTTAGCTTGTCCTGCTTCTCCCCTTCATTACTTAAAGGATCCTATAGAGACATCAAAAATAATTTTTCATGGGACTTATAATTTACTCAATTTAGCCCAAAAACAAAATGCTAAGTTCCTATTTGCAAGTAGTAGTGAAATTTATGGAGAATCAACTAAACTTCCACAATTAGAATCAGATATTGGGAAAGTTAATCCCACAGGTAAAAGAAGTTGTTATAGAGAAGGTAAACGTTTAGCTGAATCTCTTTGTTGTGACTTTTATAGAACTTTTCAAACAGACATTAGAATAGCTAGGATATTCAATACTTATGGGCCTTATATGCTTAAAAATGATGGCAGGGTGATAAGTAATTTTATAGATCAAGCGATAAATAATGAACCAATCACTATAAATGGTAATGGATTACAGACACGTTCATTTTGTTTCGTTGACGATCTAATAAAAGGCTTAATTAAACTAATGGATTCAACTTACAAAAAACCAATAAACCTAGGAAACAATGAAGAAATTACAATTTTTAGTTTAGCTGATAAAATTAAGAATAAAATAAATTCAAATTCTGTTTTAATTAATAATCCAATATCAGAAGATGATCTTATGAAACGAAATCCAAATATTCAACTTGCAAAGAATTTACTCGCATGGGAACCTAAAGTTAGTCTAGAGGAAGGTTTAGATATTACAATTGAGTATTTTAAGAGAATAAAGGAAAACTAA
- a CDS encoding nucleotide sugar dehydrogenase: MGNIIKKICCIGAGYVGGPTMAVIAEKCPEIEVYVVDMNAERIKKWNDDDLSKLPVFEPGLSEVISKCRNKNLFFTTELKKNLASSDMVFISVNTPTKTRGVGAGQASDLKWIEASARQIAEYAQGHTIVIEKSTLPVKTAQTIKKILMEANQDNSPLKNNLKSFSILSNPEFLAEGTAISDLKNPDRVLIGGEDDKAINALISIYKKWVNKEKIITTDLWSSELSKLVANAFLAQRISSINSISALCEKTGADIKDVSIATGTDKRIGKYFLNAGPGFGGSCFKKDISNLVYICNYYGLAEVSSYWQKVIDINSWQKRRISKIIIEKLFNTLSGKKISVLGFSFKANTNDTRESPSIDICRDLMEEGANISIYDPKVKESQVSAALNIDTFNNSLGYKNFKFASSLNDCMKDSYAVIVLTEWEEFAHLDWDQIYSMMIKPAWIFDTRSIVDKAKVDKAGFNFWRIGS, from the coding sequence ATGGGAAATATTATCAAAAAAATATGTTGTATTGGAGCTGGCTATGTAGGTGGACCGACTATGGCAGTAATCGCAGAAAAATGCCCAGAAATTGAAGTTTATGTTGTTGATATGAATGCTGAAAGAATAAAAAAATGGAATGATGATGATTTGTCAAAGCTACCAGTTTTTGAACCAGGACTTTCTGAAGTTATTTCAAAATGTAGAAACAAAAATCTATTCTTTACTACTGAATTAAAGAAAAATTTAGCATCCTCGGATATGGTTTTTATTTCTGTTAATACACCAACAAAAACTAGAGGTGTAGGCGCTGGTCAAGCAAGTGATCTAAAATGGATTGAAGCATCAGCTAGGCAAATAGCCGAATATGCACAAGGACACACAATAGTTATAGAAAAGAGTACTTTACCGGTTAAAACAGCACAAACAATAAAAAAAATTCTTATGGAAGCTAACCAAGATAATTCTCCTTTAAAAAATAATTTAAAGAGTTTCTCAATACTATCCAATCCAGAATTTCTAGCTGAAGGAACCGCTATTTCGGATTTAAAAAATCCAGATAGAGTTTTAATTGGAGGAGAGGATGATAAAGCCATCAATGCATTAATAAGCATTTATAAAAAATGGGTGAATAAAGAGAAAATTATCACTACTGACTTGTGGAGCTCTGAACTATCCAAACTAGTAGCAAATGCATTTTTAGCTCAAAGAATAAGCTCTATTAATTCAATATCAGCTTTATGTGAGAAAACAGGCGCAGATATAAAAGATGTTTCTATAGCTACAGGTACAGATAAAAGAATTGGGAAATACTTTCTAAATGCTGGGCCTGGCTTTGGTGGGAGTTGTTTTAAAAAAGACATATCAAATCTAGTTTATATCTGCAATTATTATGGTTTAGCTGAAGTATCATCCTATTGGCAAAAAGTAATTGATATTAATTCATGGCAAAAAAGACGTATTTCAAAAATAATAATCGAAAAATTATTTAATACACTATCTGGGAAGAAAATTTCAGTATTAGGTTTTTCTTTTAAAGCTAATACAAACGACACCAGAGAATCGCCATCGATAGATATATGTAGAGACTTAATGGAAGAAGGTGCAAATATTTCCATTTACGATCCAAAAGTAAAAGAGTCTCAAGTATCTGCCGCTTTAAATATTGACACGTTTAATAATTCTTTAGGATATAAAAATTTTAAATTTGCTTCATCTTTAAATGATTGTATGAAGGATTCATATGCGGTAATAGTACTTACTGAATGGGAAGAATTTGCTCATTTAGACTGGGATCAAATATATTCAATGATGATCAAACCAGCGTGGATATTTGATACAAGATCCATAGTTGACAAAGCAAAAGTAGATAAGGCTGGATTTAATTTTTGGAGAATTGGTTCTTGA
- a CDS encoding glycosyl transferase → MLLLFISTILGSFCFYLIYPTLKKTFLDYPVSRSSHTFPTPKGAGIIFALIGLIGSIIFKSKLILICLPLAIVGFIDDRYNLKRRLRFLIQLIISLLILNESSLFLMVFNYFQGNYILIVLLFFLTILGIISFINFTNFIDGLDGLICGCMIIAFSVESYMISSSLLSLIGSLIAFLPWNWSPAKLFMGDSGSTFLGATYIAYALNAYTFGEFCGLILVVTPIWADAFCCILRRLMNKQNIFVPHKLHLYQRLNLSGLSHSKVSLIYISSTLFISITLILLNSLYAFFSALIVILFGIYLDKKVAAKFQI, encoded by the coding sequence ATGTTGTTACTATTTATTAGTACTATATTGGGTTCTTTTTGTTTCTACCTTATTTATCCGACTCTTAAAAAAACATTTTTAGATTATCCAGTCTCAAGAAGCTCTCATACCTTTCCAACTCCAAAGGGCGCTGGAATTATATTTGCATTGATTGGGTTAATTGGATCCATAATTTTTAAAAGTAAATTAATACTAATTTGTTTGCCACTAGCAATAGTTGGATTTATTGACGATAGATATAACTTGAAAAGGAGATTAAGATTTTTAATACAATTAATTATCTCATTATTAATTTTAAATGAAAGTAGTTTATTCCTTATGGTGTTTAATTATTTTCAAGGAAACTATATTTTAATTGTTCTACTGTTCTTTTTAACAATTCTTGGAATAATTTCATTTATTAATTTTACAAATTTTATTGATGGGCTAGATGGATTAATTTGTGGATGCATGATAATTGCTTTTTCTGTTGAGTCATATATGATTTCATCATCACTATTATCGTTAATAGGTTCTTTGATTGCTTTTCTTCCATGGAATTGGAGCCCTGCTAAATTATTTATGGGAGATTCAGGGAGTACTTTCTTGGGGGCTACTTACATCGCTTATGCATTAAATGCTTATACATTTGGAGAGTTTTGTGGATTAATATTGGTTGTTACGCCTATATGGGCCGATGCATTTTGTTGTATCCTAAGGAGATTAATGAACAAACAAAATATCTTCGTACCTCATAAATTACATTTGTATCAAAGATTAAATCTATCAGGTTTATCTCATTCAAAAGTATCTCTTATCTATATTTCTAGTACTTTATTTATATCAATAACTCTAATTCTTTTGAATTCTTTATATGCTTTTTTCTCTGCCTTAATAGTTATATTATTTGGAATTTATCTGGATAAAAAGGTAGCAGCTAAATTTCAAATATGA
- a CDS encoding methyltransferase domain-containing protein: protein MSYQQNQAGDNIKTDVSSWSFEGDTAKSFEAHISKSVPGYQEGQSLIASYSDFFINLTPQKIYDLGCSTGSLLEKIEARHPKKPINYVGFDIVPKMIEIAKKKKFINPERFKFECKDILSLELSEASIITSYYTLQFILPSVRQDLVNKIYDSLAWGGAFFIFEKTRGPDGRFQDMNSHVYNEYKLRQGYKPEEIFSKSRSLAGVLEPFSDKGNYDMFQRAGFKDIEYIYTNISFKGWMCIK from the coding sequence ATGTCTTATCAACAAAATCAAGCTGGTGATAATATAAAAACAGATGTAAGTTCATGGTCTTTCGAGGGAGATACAGCAAAATCTTTTGAAGCACATATTTCTAAATCAGTACCAGGATATCAAGAAGGTCAATCATTAATCGCATCTTACAGTGATTTTTTTATTAATTTAACTCCTCAAAAAATATATGATTTAGGTTGTTCAACAGGAAGTTTATTAGAAAAAATTGAAGCAAGGCATCCTAAAAAGCCAATAAATTATGTTGGATTCGATATTGTCCCAAAAATGATAGAAATAGCAAAAAAAAAGAAATTTATTAATCCTGAAAGATTCAAATTTGAATGCAAAGATATCTTAAGTTTAGAATTAAGCGAGGCATCTATAATTACTTCTTACTACACTTTACAATTTATTTTACCAAGCGTACGCCAAGATCTAGTGAATAAAATTTATGATTCATTAGCATGGGGAGGAGCCTTTTTTATTTTTGAAAAAACGAGAGGACCTGATGGAAGATTTCAAGATATGAATAGTCATGTTTATAACGAGTATAAACTGAGGCAAGGATATAAACCTGAAGAAATTTTCTCAAAAAGCCGATCCCTCGCTGGAGTATTAGAACCTTTCTCAGATAAAGGGAATTATGATATGTTTCAAAGAGCTGGCTTTAAGGATATTGAATATATATATACAAATATAAGTTTTAAAGGTTGGATGTGTATAAAATAA
- a CDS encoding NAD-dependent epimerase — protein sequence MRILITGIAGFIGFHVGKKLIENGYFVIGIDNLNPYYDITLKESRLEKLKQISQSENKGSLFFKKVDLENQDELKKIFVELKPEKVIHLAAQAGVRYSIENPSSYIQSNIVGFGNILEACKEFSIKHLVYASSSSVYGGNKSFPFSEKDSVDHPVSLYAATKKSNELMAHTYSHLFGISTTGLRFFTVYGPWGRPDMALFKFTNAIINEIPIEIFNRGDMIRDFTYIDDIVESIILVMNKEAEPNLSFRKEKPNPATSWAPYRVFNIGNSTPINLMDYITCIETLLGKKAIKKFMPMQPGDVKKTISDCTLLEEWINFKPTTSLEKGVSNFINWYREFYKS from the coding sequence ATGAGAATATTAATTACAGGAATAGCTGGTTTTATTGGTTTTCATGTAGGCAAAAAACTAATAGAAAATGGATATTTTGTAATTGGTATAGATAATCTTAATCCTTACTATGACATAACTTTAAAAGAATCTAGACTTGAGAAATTGAAACAAATATCACAGTCAGAAAATAAGGGCTCATTATTTTTTAAAAAAGTTGATCTTGAGAATCAAGATGAATTAAAGAAAATATTTGTTGAACTAAAACCTGAAAAAGTAATACATTTAGCGGCTCAAGCCGGCGTTAGGTATTCCATAGAAAACCCTTCAAGTTATATCCAATCAAATATTGTAGGTTTTGGTAATATTCTAGAAGCCTGCAAAGAATTTTCAATCAAGCATCTAGTATATGCAAGTAGTAGCTCAGTTTATGGAGGTAATAAATCTTTTCCTTTTTCAGAGAAAGATAGTGTAGATCATCCAGTAAGTCTTTATGCAGCCACTAAAAAATCAAATGAATTAATGGCGCACACTTATAGTCATTTATTTGGTATTTCAACCACTGGGCTTAGATTTTTTACTGTTTATGGACCATGGGGTAGACCTGATATGGCATTGTTTAAATTTACAAATGCAATAATAAATGAAATACCAATAGAGATTTTCAATAGAGGGGATATGATAAGAGATTTTACATATATTGATGATATTGTTGAAAGTATTATTCTGGTAATGAATAAAGAAGCCGAACCGAATCTTTCTTTCAGGAAGGAAAAACCAAACCCAGCAACAAGTTGGGCTCCATATAGAGTTTTTAACATTGGAAATTCTACACCCATCAACTTGATGGATTATATTACTTGTATAGAAACTTTATTAGGCAAAAAGGCAATTAAAAAATTTATGCCTATGCAACCTGGTGATGTAAAAAAAACAATCTCTGACTGCACTTTGCTTGAAGAGTGGATAAATTTCAAACCCACAACATCTCTTGAAAAAGGGGTTTCCAATTTTATAAATTGGTATCGCGAATTTTATAAATCTTAA
- a CDS encoding nucleotide sugar dehydrogenase: MEYFDLPQQSNCTIVIIGLGYVGLPLAIEFAKNIDCNSKKILKRKIIGFDINLERVNALKNGIDITKEINFENLKYLNEINLTNDMKILNKADIFIVTVPTPIDKKNAPDLNPIKKASEMIGKVLKLKGKEKIKPIIIYESTVFPGATEEICVPIIEKESKSKLNKDFFCGYSPERINPGDNKNKLNSIIKVTSGSNEQSALWINELYKSIIKAGTHMTSSIKIAETAKVIENTQRDLNIALMNELAKICDLVKIDTLEVIKAASTKWNFLDFRPGLVGGHCIGVDPYYLTYKSETLGYKPEVVLAGRKINNSMPRWILKKIISELENNNLDIQGANILLMGITFKENCPDIRNSKIFELIHLLNEYNVSLTIWDSWANVEDCKNFFNLEITNNFPKNKKYTSVICLVKHNEFAELRPIEWESLIIKNGIFFDLKGIIPRQLKPIRP; this comes from the coding sequence ATGGAATATTTTGATTTACCTCAACAATCAAATTGCACTATTGTAATTATAGGTCTTGGTTATGTAGGCTTACCATTGGCTATTGAATTCGCAAAAAATATAGATTGCAATTCAAAAAAAATCTTAAAAAGAAAAATTATTGGATTTGATATTAATTTAGAAAGAGTAAATGCACTCAAAAACGGAATAGATATCACTAAAGAAATCAACTTTGAAAACTTAAAGTATTTAAATGAAATAAATCTAACTAATGATATGAAGATTCTAAATAAAGCAGATATTTTCATAGTTACAGTCCCTACACCAATTGATAAAAAAAATGCTCCAGATTTAAATCCAATTAAGAAGGCAAGTGAAATGATAGGTAAGGTATTAAAACTTAAGGGAAAAGAAAAAATTAAACCAATTATTATTTATGAAAGTACTGTCTTCCCAGGAGCTACTGAAGAAATATGTGTACCAATAATTGAAAAGGAATCAAAATCAAAATTAAATAAAGATTTTTTTTGCGGTTATAGTCCTGAAAGAATAAACCCTGGTGATAATAAAAACAAATTAAATTCAATAATAAAAGTAACTAGTGGAAGTAACGAGCAATCTGCCTTATGGATTAACGAACTTTATAAGTCAATTATAAAAGCAGGAACTCATATGACATCAAGTATTAAAATAGCTGAGACTGCAAAAGTCATAGAAAATACTCAAAGAGATTTAAATATTGCGTTAATGAATGAATTAGCAAAAATTTGTGACCTAGTGAAAATTGATACTTTAGAAGTAATAAAAGCTGCATCTACAAAATGGAATTTTTTAGATTTCAGGCCTGGGCTTGTTGGAGGCCATTGCATTGGGGTTGATCCATATTACCTAACTTATAAATCCGAAACTTTAGGTTACAAACCAGAAGTTGTTTTAGCAGGAAGAAAAATCAATAACTCAATGCCAAGATGGATTTTAAAGAAAATTATATCTGAATTAGAAAATAATAATCTCGATATTCAAGGAGCAAATATTCTATTAATGGGTATTACTTTTAAGGAAAATTGCCCAGATATTAGAAATTCAAAAATTTTCGAACTAATACATTTACTTAATGAATATAATGTATCATTAACAATTTGGGATAGTTGGGCCAATGTTGAAGATTGCAAAAATTTTTTTAATCTAGAAATCACTAATAATTTCCCTAAAAACAAAAAATATACCTCCGTTATTTGTCTCGTTAAGCATAATGAATTTGCCGAACTTAGACCAATTGAATGGGAATCTTTAATAATTAAAAATGGAATATTTTTTGATTTAAAAGGAATTATTCCTCGGCAATTAAAACCAATAAGACCCTAA
- a CDS encoding polysaccharide biosynthesis protein — translation MLTKYFFQTISKDLQILNLTIYILLTIIISSFVYIIGGQYNSITRYIGAKSAFKIILRNLIITLSIYILNLYLKFINNSPSVLLISFGFTTFFLSSYRFLLRDLLFKLNKIINKKIKNVVIYGAGSAGIQLAASLKVSNNYSIISFIDDNTSLQYRKINDIPILSPNVLEQISQKKKVDLILLAIPNLSPFNRKRILNNLNKLNLKVLQIPSLKDLSEGNAKIDSLRSIGIEDLLGRKVVLPKKELLEKTSKNKTIFITGGAGSIGSELCIQLFKYLPKEIIILDSSELNIYNITEKINAIYKDKKICFQIILGDCKDEKLINKIFENNNIDIVFHAAAYKHVPLIEKNPLIGLRNNIISTYIICKAAQKYNLSNMTLISSDKAVRPSNVMGASKRVSELIVQSFAALSNENNEPIQKRKGNTSFSIVRFGNVLNSSGSVVPLFKKQIEDRKDITITDPRIIRYFMTIPEAVELIIQSVSLHQNGDVLLLDMGEPVKIMDVAKQMISLSGLKIKDEKNPYGDIRIKITGLRPGEKLYEELLINNTSLKTEHPLIYRSRESHMEPDELIPLIDELIEYLKELEKEKSLNLLKRIVPEWENHQNLKT, via the coding sequence TTGTTAACAAAATATTTCTTTCAGACTATATCTAAAGATTTACAAATTTTAAACTTAACAATTTATATTTTATTAACAATAATAATATCGAGTTTTGTATACATAATAGGAGGCCAATACAACAGCATAACAAGATATATTGGAGCCAAGTCAGCTTTTAAAATAATATTAAGAAACCTTATAATTACATTATCTATTTACATTTTAAATTTATACCTAAAGTTCATAAATAATTCTCCATCTGTACTACTAATCTCATTTGGTTTTACAACTTTCTTTTTATCTAGTTATAGATTTCTACTTAGAGATTTACTATTTAAGTTAAACAAGATAATAAATAAAAAGATAAAGAATGTTGTTATTTATGGGGCAGGTTCCGCGGGTATTCAACTTGCTGCATCTTTAAAAGTATCCAATAACTATTCAATAATATCCTTTATAGATGATAATACATCTCTTCAGTATAGAAAAATAAATGATATTCCTATATTATCTCCTAATGTTTTAGAACAAATAAGCCAAAAGAAAAAAGTTGATCTTATTTTATTAGCCATACCTAATCTTTCACCATTTAATAGAAAAAGAATTCTGAATAATTTAAATAAATTAAATTTAAAAGTTTTACAAATCCCAAGCCTCAAAGATTTATCTGAAGGTAATGCTAAGATCGATTCTCTAAGATCAATTGGAATTGAAGACTTACTTGGCAGAAAAGTAGTATTACCCAAAAAAGAATTATTAGAAAAAACATCTAAAAATAAGACTATTTTTATTACTGGTGGCGCAGGATCAATCGGGAGTGAATTATGCATTCAATTATTTAAGTATCTTCCAAAAGAAATAATAATACTTGATTCAAGTGAGTTAAATATTTATAACATCACAGAAAAAATAAATGCTATTTATAAAGATAAAAAGATTTGTTTCCAAATCATCTTAGGTGACTGCAAAGATGAAAAATTAATTAATAAAATTTTTGAAAATAACAATATTGATATAGTTTTCCACGCTGCTGCTTACAAGCATGTACCTCTAATAGAAAAAAATCCTTTAATTGGATTAAGAAACAATATAATTTCAACTTATATTATTTGCAAAGCTGCTCAAAAATATAACCTATCAAATATGACCTTAATTTCCTCAGATAAAGCTGTTAGGCCTTCCAATGTTATGGGGGCATCAAAAAGAGTTTCTGAATTAATAGTTCAAAGTTTTGCAGCTTTATCAAATGAAAACAATGAGCCAATTCAAAAAAGAAAAGGAAATACTTCTTTTTCTATTGTTAGATTTGGGAATGTATTAAACTCCTCAGGATCTGTTGTTCCTCTCTTTAAAAAGCAAATAGAAGATAGAAAAGATATAACAATTACTGATCCAAGAATTATAAGATATTTCATGACTATTCCTGAAGCAGTGGAATTAATTATTCAGTCAGTTTCTTTACATCAAAATGGAGATGTCTTACTTTTGGATATGGGTGAACCGGTCAAGATTATGGACGTAGCAAAACAAATGATTAGTTTAAGTGGTCTCAAAATTAAGGATGAGAAAAATCCTTATGGGGATATAAGAATTAAGATTACTGGATTAAGACCTGGAGAGAAACTTTACGAAGAACTGCTTATTAATAATACTTCCTTGAAAACTGAACATCCACTTATATATAGATCAAGAGAAAGTCACATGGAACCAGATGAGCTTATCCCCCTCATCGATGAACTAATTGAATACCTAAAGGAATTAGAAAAAGAAAAATCCTTAAATTTATTGAAGAGAATTGTTCCTGAATGGGAAAATCACCAAAATTTAAAAACTTAA